TTGTCTTCTATTTGGATTTGAAGCTCGCGAGTATATATCACCACCTGCAACAAAATTACCATCTGAGCCGCGTTCAAAGGTGGTACTTAAAACAAGGGGAGAAACTACAGGTTCTGATTCAATTTCAATCGGAATCCCGTTCACAAGAATGGTTTCCAGGTTTAATTTTTCCGGCATCTGATTTTTTAAAAAAAACAAATTTAGGATAAAAACCCATCAATTATTTATTTTAAAAGCAATTCCTGTAGAATTTGAACCTTTGCTTTTACCTTTTATTATGATCTGACTTTCATCAACACCAAGCTCAATCAAAGCTTCACGGAAGGCATACGCCCTGTCTTCACTTAAAGTTGAATTGCCCCCTGTGAGAGAGGTGATCTGAATTGATTTATTGGAATTTGCCAATTGCGATGCAATTTTCTTTATATCCGATGAATTTTTCACCTCTGCACTACCATTTCCGAAAGTATTGGCCGCTAGACTATTATATCCTGAAGGCACTGAAAATGCCGCTTGTGGCTTTGGAGAATCATTTATCTCATTTTTTACCGGTGCGATAACAGTTTCCTTCTTTTTAACAACAGTAGGCACAGTATTATTTTTCTCTAGATTAGCCGCATTGACTGCATTTTTAGCTTCCGGTTTTTGAGGAACCACAACTGCAGGCTTAGGCTCTGCAGGCATTGCATTTTTTTCTTTATTGTCAATGGGCTCAACTTTATTTACTTCAGGAGGTAAATTTGCTACTGTAGAATCAGGCAAAAAATCTTCTGGCTTCAATTCAACTTCTTTTTCTTTGAATACCGGAGAAATACCAGCATTTTCTTTTTGATTAATCCGGTTTTTGAACCAATAACCCAAAGCAAACAGACCTACAATCCCTAAAATCAACCATGGTATGATTATGCCCCAATTGATACTAGATTTTTTCTTAATGGGTTTTTCAATGCTTCTGCTTTCTCTTACTGGTGTTACTTTTTCAACAATTGGTTGAGTAGCATAATTTGTTTTAACTGATGCTTTTTTTACCGGAAAAATATTACTGATTGCAGGTGGAAGGGACTGATAAACAGAATCTGAAATATCTGAAAACCATTTTTTTAAACCCGAAACATCCAGGCTATTATCTTTTACTTTTTTCCCGATATAACCAAGAACCAATGGAGCAGCCAGACTCAAAAGAGAAGAAGCACTGGTTTTTCTAACTTCGGCAATTTTCGAAATCTTTTCCACCACATCATTGGCAGAGTTTTTCAAAAAATGATTTACGATATTATTTCCAATTGTGATTAACAATTGAGTTTTTTCATTATTAGAAGAGAAGTTTTCAAGGTTTTTGAAAATCTCTCCGGTATGCCCTCCGTCATTAAGGATACCAAGAATTCCTTTCACATCCTGGTCGGTAGCCGAAAACTTAAGCAAACCGGCCATAAATGCCTTGAGACTGAGCTGTAAACCTGAGTTAACATCAGAAGATTTTTCTCCGAAAAACTGAGAAAAGTTTTCGATGGCAGCTGAGGATACAGAATTCTTTATGTCATTTACAAAATCCATTTTGTAATAATTTATTGAAATAACGCTTTTAGGCTAATATTAATGAGTCAAAAACTTATATTTTGTGTCTGGTAGTTTAAAAAACAAAAACCATGCCCATAGCATCCAAAATGATATTTTGAATAAAACGAATTAGAGGAAGAAATAATTACAGACATAAAAAAAGAAAATCCCCGAAAGTCGGGGATTTCTTGATACCACTAGGATTATTAGTTAATTGCACTTAAGCCAAGGCTATTTACAACCAAACACATAACTAAGTGTTTCGGTCGCTTTTTTGCCATTTCTCGTTGACACTGTCTCCGATTGGGTTGGCAACCCATTGCTATCATATAGATAATCAATATTTATTTGCTCGCTTATTTTTCCTTTTTCGTCATAAACTTTTCCGATAATCATATTATTCTCACCGAAATAAGAGAAGAAATTGTTGGCTATTCCGACAAATCCTAAGGCAGCAGTTTTATAAACTTCAGGAAGGAATTGTTTTTTGTTATCGAATTTTTCTCCAACAAATGCAAGCTGCTCCATGTCATTATCGATTGAAGAGAATACTTTTGACACATTGTTGTTAATATATTCCAATCTAGTTTTTCCGGAAACTTTTTTACCAAACATTTCAACGGTAGTTACTACAGCCCCAAGTCGGTTATTTTCATTGTATGAGAATTCGTTGGTCATAAATTTGAAACCGTTGATTGACACATTGCTTTTTGTAATAATATTGTTAGCTCCATATTCAAATTTTACCAAATACTTTTCTGTTGAATTTTCGGTGGTTATTTCCATTGATTCAGCCAGATTTTTTGAATTATATTTGAAAATCACAATTGTTGGAATTGAATCACGACTAAAAACCCTAATCAATTTATTTCCTAACCACTCGTAATTTCTGATATTTCCTTTGGGTCCATCCACCGACATCAAGGGACACTTGGAATTGCTGATGGGTGTTGCGTCTTTTTTCTTACATGAATAATTCAATGAGGAAAAAACGACTACGGCCAATATTAATAGCTTTGAAAATTTCACTTTCTTAATTTTTATAAATACACTCAATAACGTATTGCTTTGAAATACACAAAAACCGTACCGTTTGAGTATCCTGGAGGGAATATCAAGAAGAATAAGCAGCAAAAATAAGATACAAATGCCTGTATATAAGCATTTTAAATTTTATAAAAATAATTAAAAAATTTCATAAAACGATAGGAGCCTCTTTATGGGAAAGCGTTCAATTTTTGGAAAGTCTTAACTAAAAATCCTGTTAGTAGTAGATTGTCAATTTCCATGCCAAATGGTTTTCATTGATAAATCTTTTGCATTTTTTCATAAAAAATCTTTCGATAAAAAAATTGAATTTTGCTTACCCTTTGGATTCGAACTTGTTTTATATTCCAATGCCTGTTAGATTAAACCATTCACAACCTATTGAAAAATAATAGCTTAATAAACTGTTATTATTAACAACCCTAATAATTTGGCTTAGAAATTAGCAATTACTAAACACTTTTTTATTTTTATTAATCACCATATTGAAAGTTTTTGGGTAAATTGCAGAATATTTAAAATAAACTCTAGGAAACGAACTTTTCTACTCGTAAAGAATGGCCAAAATATTAGTAATAGACGATGAGAAAACTATCCGGGATGCCCTTAGAGACATTTTGGAGTATGAAGGCTATGATGTAGACGAAGCCAAAGACGGGCAAGAAGGCCTTGATATGGTAATGAACAGCCTATATGATGTGGCACTTTGTGATATCAAAATGCCCAAAATGGACGGCCTGGATGTGCTACTCAAAGCTAAAGAAGAAGGCGTTATCACTCAATTTGTTATGGTTTCAGCTTTTGGTAATGTTGAAAATGCCGTAGAAGCTACCAAAAGAGGAGCGTTTGATTTTATCACCAAGCCACCTGATCTTAACAGGTTCTGACTAACGTTTTTTATTCACACTGATAATCAATTAGTTGCCAATTGTATTTCCTCATTAGTCAGTCCAAATTTATCAATTTGTTTTTGGATTCTTTTGACCAAGCCAAGTTTTCTTTTTTGATCTAAGAATAAATAACCTTCGGGGTTAATATATCTGGTTCCTTTTGTTACCATATTCCAAACTATTACTGCCAATTTTCGAGCAGTTGCACTAATAGCTGACACTCTTCCCTTTTGAAGTTTATTCTTTGGAAGAAATCTCTTAGTGGAGTGGAGTCTTTCAGATTCCCTATGGCATTGGCGGCATTTCTTAGAGCAATTTTTAAGCGATTACTTCCTTTTGGTACTTTGCTCGAAATTATTTTGCCACCAGTTTTTTATTGTTTGGAGCTAGCCGTAGCCAGCTGGCAAACTGTTTGGCGGTTTGAAACTTTTTATGCCCTCTAAACCCACTTCGCTGATTAAATGCAGGATTGTTCCATGAGAAAAACCTTCGATTTCCATCAGGTCCACTCCTTCAAAATATTGGTAACCGACGATGTTTAAATCTATATTTTTTGGTGTGTTTTTATTGATTCTTTTATGCGATTTTTTATCAATATAATGTTGCCTTTTATTGTCGTCTTGATCTATTATCTTACTCAGCATTTTTTCTATTTCTGTATCGCAAGCTGTTATTTTTGTTTGAATGATTTTATACATATCAAGCTCTTGTTGTAGGGCAAATAAATAATCCATTCTCCCATTGGTTTCTAAAGCTTTAGCTATCTCGGCTTCTGATTTTCTACAGTTTCCGTGTCTGAGTTCGGCCAGTTTTTCAGGTTTTGTTTCGCCTTTGCAAATAGCCTCAATAATTGCCAATCCAGTAAGGCCGCAAATGTCATTTACCACTACGTCAAGCCTTAAGTTTAACAATCTCAGATATTTTTGCATCTTTTCTGAGTACTGGCGGCCATATCCAAAAGATTTGCTCTGTGACGGCAGTAGGTCCTTAATTGCTCAGTAGCTTCATCAGGCAGAAAACTACCAGATAATAGGCCAATTGAATGTAGTTTTTGAATCCAGGCACAATCTTGAATGTCAGTTTTACGACCTTTGATGTTTTTTGTAAACTTACCATTGCAAAGGATTACCTGAAAACCATGAGCCAAAAGAACAGCATAAAGTGCTTGCCAATAAGTGCCTGTACTTTCCATAGCCACTGTGGAAATTTTGTTCTCAGCTAGCCAGTGGGCTATAGCTTTTAGGTCTTCATTAAAGACACCAAACTCACGGATGTCTTTCTCTTTTGCCCAATTGAAACCCAATGACTTCTACTACCTATGTCAATCCCTGCCGCATAAGGATTAACAATTTCCATGGAAAGTGATTCAACTTTTTGATCCATAAAATTTGAGATTTTAATTAATAAAATACTCATTGAGAGTGCTCTTTAGGAATAAAAATATTCTGAACGGGGTTCACGCTTTGGGCGTGACCGCCACTTAAGTTATGACACACACTCCAACCAGGATTGCACTCGTGCTTCCCGATAGTAATCGGGAGCAACAGTTTTAAAATCGGCCTTGCAATGAGTATTCAAATTTAAGGAATTGGTTGATAAGTGCTTCCCCGTTAGCTTACTAAGTTAATGGGCGGGGCTTATATTCTGGATTACTGGTAACGGTGCGAAATGCCATCGAGAAATCAAACGACATAGAAGTAATAAAAACGCTCAAAAAGCGTGTTTATAAGTTAAATGAGATTGTGGGCGACTCGCCTTTGATCAATAAAGTAAAAGAGACCATCGATAGAGTGGCTCCCACTGAGGCCAGGATTCTTGTAACCGGACCTAACGGATCAGGTAAGGAGATGGTTGCCAAGCAGATACACGAAAAAAGCAATCGTTTGAAAAGACCGCTGATTGAAGTAAACTGTGCTGCTATACCTTCAGAACTGATTGAAAGTGAGCTTTTTGGACATGAAAAAGGTGCTTTTACCTCTGCCATAAAGCAACGCATCGGGAAGTTTGAACAAGCCGACAATGGTACGCTTTTCCTTGATGAAATTGGCGACATGAGTCTTTCTGCTCAGGCAAAAGTGCTTCGTGCCCTTCAGGAAAGTAAAATAACACGTGTTGGTGGTGAAAAAGAAATAAAAATCAACGTACGTATCATTGCTGCTACAAACAAAGATTTGAAAAAAGAAATCGCGGAGGGTAACTTCCGGGAAGACTTATACCACAGATTGAACGTAATTCCGATATATGTGCCACCATTGGCAGAAAGAAAAGATGACATTCCACTGTTGGCTGAGAAGTTTTTGAGCGATGTAGCTGATGAATACGGTGACCAGATGAAATCATTCTCACCGGAAGCCATGGAATACATGAAAAATCTGCCATGGACCGGAAACGTGCGTGAACTACGTAACGTGGTGGAGCGTTTGGTGATCATGTGTGACCAGGTGATAAGTGTAGATGAAGTGAAACTTTACGCCGGATTAGGTTTGTAATCTTTTAGAAATAATATTCTTAAAAAGCCCCGAATTGGGGCTTTTTTGTTTAATATTTGATTGAAACCGGACCAAGTAAACCAGAGGGAACGGGATCCCAGCCCGATGCATCAAAAGGCTTATATTGAATATCCACCATGTTAATATCATAAAATTTCTTCCAGGGTACTTTTTGTTGGTCGAGGTACCTTATATGATTGGCGGATAGATTTCTGACTTTGATTTTGATATCGTTTTCTTTTTTCAAAATGCCAGTTGGAATATCTAAAACAAAAGGTAAGCACCAGATGGTCCCAAGATTTTGTCCATTGATCCAGACTTCTGCAGTTTCACGCACATCACCCAGTTCAATCATTGCTTTTTGACCAATATAATGAGCCGGTACAGAAAAATTATTGGAATATTCGCCATATCCATCAAAATATTGTGCCATAGAATCTGGAATCTGAGTCCAGGATTTCAAGGAATCCATGTTGAATTCTTGGGAAATCGAAGGCCAACCTTCGGAAAATTTAAATTGCCAGTTATTAGAAAGTTGTATTTTATTTATAAAATTATTCAACTCGTAATTTTGAATCGCAGGCCTAACTTCATTGGTCAGAAAAATAAAACAACTTTGACCTGACAGCAGCTTTAATCTAAGTGTTTTATTGGAAAATGGTATCGATTCGAAATTTTTCCCTTTTGCCGGAACCAGAATAAGAGCATTTTTATATTTTGTATCAAAAATTAAATCGCCTTCTGAAAATTTTTTTCCTTGATTAGCAACAAAATAGATTGTGCCTGAAGGAAGTTTTTTTCGTAAATATTCAAGACCCAGCTGAGGCATAATTTCCTTTTTTAGATTAAAAGTATTTAAAGCTCTAATGATATTATCGGTTCTTGAACTAGTGAAAGACATTTTTTCTATTGAAAATCTTTTTTGATTTACTTCAAAATTCAGGAAACCGGTAGTTTTTTGAGGCAACCTTTTCTCAAATAAAACTTTAATGCCATTTTTTTGAAGAATTTTTAAGGATAAAAGCGTTTCAAGTGGCAAGTATTCTATTTCAGGAATCACAATGGCTTTGTATCCAAATTCACCAAGTTTCCCCTCTGATAAAGCCAATATTTGTTTATCAGAAACAAAATCAAAAGCGTATCCCGATATTTCTAATTGAGATAAAAGACTTCGGTATTTCTCATTAAAAATTCCGTTCTTTTCAATATTATGCACATCCATGGTATAAACGCCCTTTTTGGGTTTATGCCAAATATCCTGAACTGGGAAATACACCAAAATTTCGTTGTCATGCT
The sequence above is a segment of the Cytophagaceae bacterium genome. Coding sequences within it:
- a CDS encoding DUF937 domain-containing protein, with translation MDFVNDIKNSVSSAAIENFSQFFGEKSSDVNSGLQLSLKAFMAGLLKFSATDQDVKGILGILNDGGHTGEIFKNLENFSSNNEKTQLLITIGNNIVNHFLKNSANDVVEKISKIAEVRKTSASSLLSLAAPLVLGYIGKKVKDNSLDVSGLKKWFSDISDSVYQSLPPAISNIFPVKKASVKTNYATQPIVEKVTPVRESRSIEKPIKKKSSINWGIIIPWLILGIVGLFALGYWFKNRINQKENAGISPVFKEKEVELKPEDFLPDSTVANLPPEVNKVEPIDNKEKNAMPAEPKPAVVVPQKPEAKNAVNAANLEKNNTVPTVVKKKETVIAPVKNEINDSPKPQAAFSVPSGYNSLAANTFGNGSAEVKNSSDIKKIASQLANSNKSIQITSLTGGNSTLSEDRAYAFREALIELGVDESQIIIKGKSKGSNSTGIAFKINN